The DNA sequence GCGTTTCTCAGGCCCACGGTCATTGTATGCAGGCTTGTCTTCACGTTTTGTATAGGAACGTTTTTCAGGCCCACGGTCATTGTATGCAGGCTTGTCCTCGCGTTTTGTATAGCTGCGTTTGGCTCCTGCACTTGCGGGTTTTTTCGTTGTTTTATTGTATGATGGTTTCATAATATATAATATAATTTGTGCCCTGCACTATAATGGTAAAAGGACGGGTTATTGTGTTTTTTTTGAAAAATAATTGAATAAGAAATATACAGGTATTCCTGCCAATACTATATATAAACCAATGAGTGCATACTCGGGTTTGGCGACTAATAAACAGACCAAAAAAGTGCCTGCTAACAATATATATAATATAGGAAGAAAAGGATATAATACTACTTTATAAGGTCGGTTAATTTCTGGGCGTTTTACTCTTAAAACAAACAATCCTATAATGGTGAGTATATAGAATAATATTACGGCAAACATAATATAATCTAATAAATTACCATAATTACCACTAAGGCAAAGTGCTGACGCCCATATAGCCTGCATCCACAGTGCACGTGCGGGTACGCTTTTACTATTTAGTTTGTTGAGGAATCCAAAAAACAAACCATCGGCCGCCATGCTATAGTATACCCTCGAACCCGAAAGTATACAACCATTTACACAACCAAAGGTAGAAACCATGATAAGAATTGCAATAGCTATAGCCCAAAATCCTCCAGGCATCATTTCGCTTACGCCCATAGCTACGCGGTCGTCGGTGGCATAAGCAATACCATGCTCAGCGGCACTAGCTGCTGCTGTGGGAATTCCATGTATAGGGAGTACACTCAGATACATCATATTGGTAAGTATATATACCAATGTTACCATGCCCGTTCCCAATAGTAACGCCTTAGGAATATTTCGTTGTGGATTCACAATTTCATCGCCTGCAAAAGTTACGTTATTCCATGCATCACTGCTGAATAAACTACCTACCATTGCCGAACCTATTACAAACAACAAAGCCAAACCGCTTGGGTTTGTAATGATTTCTTTTCCATCAATAACTTTATAGCTTTTTGCATCCCAGGCGTTCTGAAAATTATGAGATAATGTTTCCCAATTTGCTGCCAATAAAATTCCCAGTATAATAAGTAAAACCAATGCTCCTATTTTGGTTACCCCAAAAATATTCTGTATCCATTTCCCATTCCGCACCCCTTGCGAATTGAGAAAAG is a window from the Bacteroidota bacterium genome containing:
- a CDS encoding amino acid permease; translated protein: MSAFKKEITLFDATMLVAGTMIGSGIFVVSADIARTVGSSGWLMLCWVLTGVITMAGALCYGELASMFPKAGGQYVYLKESLGKPIAFLYGWTLFSVIQTGTIAAVGVIFARYTAVIFPWFSEKHILFEVMGLAISAAQILSIGIIVLLTFLNSQGVRNGKWIQNIFGVTKIGALVLLIILGILLAANWETLSHNFQNAWDAKSYKVIDGKEIITNPSGLALLFVIGSAMVGSLFSSDAWNNVTFAGDEIVNPQRNIPKALLLGTGMVTLVYILTNMMYLSVLPIHGIPTAAASAAEHGIAYATDDRVAMGVSEMMPGGFWAIAIAILIMVSTFGCVNGCILSGSRVYYSMAADGLFFGFLNKLNSKSVPARALWMQAIWASALCLSGNYGNLLDYIMFAVILFYILTIIGLFVLRVKRPEINRPYKVVLYPFLPILYILLAGTFLVCLLVAKPEYALIGLYIVLAGIPVYFLFNYFSKKTQ